The proteins below come from a single Oryzomicrobium terrae genomic window:
- a CDS encoding agglutinin biogenesis protein MshI, translating to MVYPPGARPKVVRADLLEQPDGDVAGLAALAKRQGWSRYRCTTVLNPGDYQLLQAPAPDVDEAEIKQAVRWQMGDALEFPADSATFDVLTIPQPGNAGARGRSLWVAAAPNAVVQRVMNTFDGAGLELAAIDLPEMAHRNLANLFAEPGRGVAMLHVGEEGALLTFTYDGELYGARRIDVSDAQLRDADADRRASLVERIGLELQRSLDNFERLYTFVGITRLLLAPCAGAETLADELRSFLYIPLELADLTRVLDLDAAPALADPTQQGRYFVTLGAALRTGA from the coding sequence GTGGTTTACCCCCCGGGCGCACGGCCCAAAGTGGTGCGCGCCGATTTGCTGGAACAACCGGACGGGGATGTGGCCGGCTTGGCGGCCTTGGCCAAGCGGCAAGGCTGGTCCCGCTACCGTTGCACTACCGTCCTCAATCCGGGTGACTATCAATTACTGCAGGCACCGGCGCCGGATGTGGACGAGGCGGAGATCAAGCAGGCGGTGCGTTGGCAGATGGGCGATGCCCTGGAATTCCCGGCGGACAGCGCCACCTTCGACGTGCTGACCATTCCCCAGCCGGGTAACGCCGGCGCCCGGGGGCGCAGCCTGTGGGTGGCCGCCGCGCCCAACGCGGTGGTGCAGCGGGTGATGAACACCTTTGACGGGGCCGGCCTGGAACTGGCCGCCATCGACCTGCCGGAGATGGCGCACCGCAACCTAGCCAACCTGTTCGCCGAGCCCGGCCGGGGAGTGGCCATGCTGCACGTGGGGGAGGAGGGGGCGCTGCTGACCTTCACCTACGACGGCGAGTTGTACGGTGCGCGCCGCATCGACGTCAGCGACGCCCAACTGCGCGACGCCGATGCCGACCGCCGCGCCAGCCTGGTGGAGCGGATCGGCCTGGAGTTGCAGCGCTCCCTGGACAACTTCGAACGGCTGTACACCTTCGTCGGCATCACCCGTCTGCTGCTGGCGCCTTGCGCCGGGGCGGAGACCCTGGCCGACGAGTTGCGCAGCTTTCTTTACATCCCCCTGGAGCTTGCCGACCTGACCCGGGTACTGGATCTCGACGCGGCTCCTGCCCTGGCCGATCCGACCCAGCAGGGGCGCTACTTCGTCACGCTCGGCGCCGCCTTGCGCACCGGGGCCTGA